One genomic segment of Flavobacteriaceae bacterium includes these proteins:
- a CDS encoding alpha/beta fold hydrolase: MLNHYIYKNKNTFKWVSFVHGAGGSSSIWFRQIRSFKKEFNVLMLDLRGHGNHKTVSNTSNNKYTFDAITKDISDLLDYLQIKKSHFVGISLGTILIRNLAGKRPDLVESMVMGGAIMKLNLRSQVLMQLGNACKSVVPYMYLYRFFAFIILPKKNHKESRVIFVNEAKKLHRKEFIRWFTLSSEINPLLRFFRLKDIRIPTLYIMGSEDHLFLPSVKRIASMHTKATLHIIKNCGHVVNVEKPDEFNTTTIHFLTQIVH, encoded by the coding sequence ATGCTAAACCACTATATTTATAAAAATAAGAATACCTTTAAGTGGGTGAGTTTTGTTCACGGTGCGGGAGGAAGCAGTTCCATATGGTTTCGTCAAATACGCTCTTTTAAAAAAGAATTTAATGTATTGATGTTAGATCTTCGAGGCCATGGCAATCATAAAACCGTATCAAACACCTCGAATAATAAATATACTTTTGATGCTATTACTAAAGATATTAGCGATTTGTTGGATTATTTACAGATAAAGAAATCTCATTTTGTTGGAATTTCTTTGGGAACCATTCTGATAAGAAATTTAGCCGGAAAAAGGCCTGATTTGGTCGAAAGTATGGTAATGGGAGGTGCTATTATGAAATTAAATCTGCGTTCTCAAGTTCTGATGCAATTGGGGAATGCCTGTAAATCTGTTGTTCCTTATATGTATCTATATAGGTTTTTTGCGTTTATTATCCTGCCTAAGAAAAATCACAAAGAGTCCAGAGTTATCTTTGTTAACGAAGCTAAAAAATTGCATCGAAAAGAGTTTATCAGATGGTTTACACTGTCTTCGGAAATTAACCCTTTGCTACGCTTTTTCAGACTGAAAGATATCCGGATCCCTACTTTGTATATCATGGGTTCGGAAGATCATTTGTTTTTACCTTCTGTAAAACGAATTGCAAGTATGCATACAAAAGCCACATTGCATATTATTAAAAATTGCGGGCATGTTGTAAATGTTGAAAAACCTGATGAATTTAATACCACAACAATTCATTTTTTAACCCAGATAGTGCATTAG